Proteins encoded within one genomic window of Propionispora vibrioides:
- a CDS encoding NADH-quinone oxidoreductase subunit D, translating into MPRTEVYTLNMGPVHPSTHGVLQVILDLDGEQVVRATPEMGYLHRGIEKLAEGRTYPQFLPYTDRLDYVSAMGNNLGYCQTVEKLLGVEVPERAEYIRVIMAELNRIASHLIFFGTIAIDFGSATGMIYGFRDREKILDLFNMVCGARMTFHYIRIGGVAEDLPVEFVPAARAFLDEFPSLLEEYHGLISGNEIFMHRLKGYAKISAPRALELGMTGPSLRASGVDYDIRKVDPYGIYDRFDFAVPLGTQGDNWDRYMVRMQEMEQSARIIRQALDGLPEGPVKAKMARVIKPPAGDVYHRIENPRGELGYYIVSDGSTKPYRVHIRRPSFINLHALDELCRGLLIGDVVAILSTLDPLMGEVDC; encoded by the coding sequence ATGCCAAGAACAGAAGTATACACACTCAATATGGGACCGGTCCATCCCAGTACCCACGGTGTTTTGCAGGTGATCTTGGATCTGGACGGCGAACAGGTGGTGCGGGCTACCCCGGAAATGGGCTATTTGCACCGCGGTATTGAAAAGCTGGCCGAGGGCCGGACCTATCCCCAGTTTTTGCCTTACACCGACCGGCTGGATTATGTATCGGCCATGGGTAACAATCTGGGGTATTGCCAGACGGTGGAGAAGCTGCTGGGCGTGGAAGTACCGGAACGGGCCGAATATATCCGGGTAATTATGGCTGAACTTAACCGTATTGCCAGTCACTTGATCTTCTTCGGCACCATTGCCATTGATTTTGGTTCGGCTACCGGTATGATTTATGGGTTCCGGGACCGCGAAAAGATACTGGACTTATTTAATATGGTCTGCGGCGCCCGCATGACATTTCATTATATCCGCATCGGCGGGGTGGCGGAAGACTTGCCGGTCGAATTTGTGCCGGCGGCACGGGCTTTTCTGGATGAATTTCCCTCGTTGCTGGAAGAATATCACGGCCTGATCAGCGGTAATGAAATTTTTATGCACCGTCTGAAAGGCTACGCCAAAATCAGCGCGCCCCGGGCCTTGGAGCTGGGCATGACCGGACCGTCGCTCCGGGCCTCCGGTGTGGATTACGATATTCGCAAGGTTGATCCTTACGGGATCTACGACCGTTTTGACTTTGCCGTTCCCCTGGGCACGCAGGGCGACAACTGGGACCGTTACATGGTCCGGATGCAGGAAATGGAACAAAGCGCCCGGATTATCCGGCAGGCGCTGGACGGTTTACCGGAAGGGCCGGTGAAGGCCAAAATGGCTCGGGTAATCAAGCCACCGGCGGGGGATGTGTACCACCGGATTGAAAATCCCCGGGGTGAGTTGGGCTATTATATTGTCAGTGACGGCAGCACCAAGCCGTACCGTGTACATATCCGCCGCCCGTCCTTCATCAACCTGCACGCCCTGGATGAACTATGCCGCGGACTCTTAATCGGCGATGTGGTGGCCATTTTGTCTACGCTGGACCCGCTGATGGGTGAGGTAGACTGTTGA
- a CDS encoding NADH-quinone oxidoreductase subunit C codes for MTKQMMTKDELTELAARFAPATEVNGEGVSGALVIAKDRLLELLRWLKEDADYQFTLLSNETAVDYPEYFELVCHLYSCHRRQMLTVKARCSKEEAAFPSLMPLWPGANFQEREIYDLLGLTFTGHPQLKRILLPAEFTGHPLRKDFKAAGQEV; via the coding sequence ATGACTAAACAAATGATGACCAAGGATGAACTGACAGAGCTGGCCGCCCGCTTTGCCCCGGCGACTGAGGTGAACGGTGAGGGAGTAAGCGGCGCCTTGGTGATTGCTAAGGACAGGCTGCTGGAGCTGCTGCGCTGGTTGAAAGAGGACGCGGACTATCAGTTCACCCTGCTGAGCAATGAGACGGCTGTGGACTACCCCGAGTATTTTGAACTGGTCTGTCATCTTTATTCCTGTCACCGCCGCCAGATGCTTACCGTTAAGGCGCGCTGCAGCAAGGAGGAAGCGGCTTTTCCATCCCTGATGCCGCTTTGGCCGGGCGCCAATTTCCAGGAACGGGAGATTTACGATTTGCTGGGGCTTACCTTTACCGGCCATCCCCAGCTCAAGCGTATTTTATTGCCGGCGGAATTTACCGGGCATCCGCTGCGTAAAGATTTTAAAGCAGCCGGCCAAGAAGTGTGA
- a CDS encoding ABC transporter ATP-binding protein: MNKKVLIELNQVQKKWDGGSSNAGVPVLSNINLSIYAGEFLAILGPSGSGKSTLLRIIAGLTPASSGKITYLGLEYQGVNPGAAMVFQSFALFPWLTILENVLVGLDSKDLPANVKKEKALAVIDMVGLDGFENAYPKELSGGMQQRVGLGRALVSDPDVLLMDEPFSALDVLTAENLRRDILELWRENKIPTKSIIMVTHGIEEAVYMADRILVVSGSPAGIHTDMPITLPHWRDKNAPAFISLVDTLYSLMMKRSDTAPRNTVTIENKEITLLPRVSAGALTGFLELLEDLNEKTDLYKLADRFMMDSEDFFPIIDGATLLGFAKVVDGDIELTPEGIRFAQASVLERKELFRAQLVQYVPLAGKILAILQSKSNKRMNIEFFEDVLARSLPAAEIPLLLDILIAWSRYAELFAYDEQSRQLFAES; encoded by the coding sequence ATGAATAAAAAGGTATTAATTGAATTAAATCAGGTTCAAAAGAAATGGGATGGCGGCAGCAGCAATGCCGGCGTCCCGGTATTATCCAATATCAATCTGTCCATTTATGCCGGGGAGTTTCTCGCTATCTTGGGACCGTCAGGCTCTGGCAAATCCACCCTGCTGCGCATTATCGCCGGACTCACTCCGGCAAGTTCCGGCAAAATCACTTATCTCGGACTGGAATACCAGGGCGTAAATCCCGGCGCCGCCATGGTGTTCCAGTCCTTCGCCCTGTTTCCCTGGCTGACCATCTTAGAAAACGTGCTGGTCGGCCTGGATTCCAAGGACTTGCCGGCCAACGTAAAGAAAGAAAAAGCTCTGGCAGTCATTGATATGGTTGGCCTGGATGGCTTTGAGAATGCTTACCCCAAGGAACTGTCCGGCGGTATGCAGCAGCGGGTAGGACTGGGGCGCGCCCTGGTCAGTGACCCCGATGTGCTGCTGATGGATGAGCCTTTTTCCGCCCTGGACGTCCTGACGGCGGAAAACCTGCGTCGCGACATTCTGGAGCTGTGGCGGGAAAATAAGATCCCGACAAAATCAATCATTATGGTAACGCATGGCATTGAGGAAGCCGTTTATATGGCTGACCGCATTCTGGTTGTGTCCGGCAGCCCGGCCGGCATTCACACCGATATGCCCATCACGCTGCCTCACTGGCGCGATAAGAATGCTCCAGCCTTTATCAGCCTGGTCGATACTTTATACTCTTTAATGATGAAACGCAGCGACACCGCCCCGCGCAACACCGTCACCATTGAAAACAAAGAAATCACCCTGCTGCCCCGTGTCTCCGCCGGCGCACTAACCGGGTTTCTTGAACTCCTGGAGGACCTGAATGAAAAAACCGATCTGTACAAATTAGCAGACCGGTTTATGATGGACAGCGAGGACTTTTTCCCGATCATCGACGGAGCTACGTTACTGGGCTTCGCCAAAGTCGTGGACGGTGATATTGAACTGACCCCCGAGGGTATCCGGTTTGCCCAGGCTTCGGTCCTCGAACGGAAGGAGCTGTTCCGGGCCCAGCTTGTACAGTATGTCCCGCTAGCCGGTAAGATTTTGGCTATCCTGCAATCCAAATCCAATAAACGGATGAACATTGAATTTTTCGAGGACGTATTGGCCCGTTCCCTGCCTGCCGCCGAAATCCCCCTATTGCTGGACATCCTGATTGCCTGGAGCAGATATGCCGAGCTGTTTGCTTACGATGAACAGAGCCGCCAGCTTTTTGCCGAAAGCTAA
- the nuoH gene encoding NADH-quinone oxidoreductase subunit NuoH: protein MTELLGLARLSAMIREVLTLFLPYPDVVDFIIGLVGIAGIFGVIFTAALVLVYAERKISAFMQVRLGPNRVGPAGMLQSFADMLKLLSKEDIIPCGVDRWMWMLAPVVLFLPAATVYAVFPFDDGAVLADLNIGILFVMAISAQSTLPFLMAGWSSNSKYAVIGGMRTVAQMLSYEIPLVFSVLGIVMLVGSMRLSDIVAAQQNIWFIVLQPVAFVIYVIAATAETNRAPFDLVEGESEIIAGPFTEYSGMRWAFFFLAEYANLLAASAIAATLFLGGWHGPFLPGWLWFFIKVGLMIFLFMWFRWTFPRFRIDQMMSFGWKILLPLALANMVVTGIGIFVYRLWS from the coding sequence ATGACTGAGTTACTGGGACTTGCCAGACTCTCGGCAATGATCCGGGAGGTGTTGACGCTGTTCCTGCCTTATCCTGATGTTGTGGATTTTATTATTGGTCTGGTGGGTATTGCCGGTATTTTCGGTGTTATTTTTACTGCCGCCCTGGTGTTGGTTTATGCCGAACGTAAGATCAGCGCCTTCATGCAGGTCCGCCTTGGCCCGAACCGGGTAGGGCCGGCCGGTATGCTGCAGAGCTTTGCCGATATGCTTAAGCTGTTAAGCAAGGAGGACATTATTCCCTGCGGTGTTGACCGCTGGATGTGGATGCTGGCACCGGTGGTGCTGTTTTTGCCGGCGGCAACCGTGTATGCTGTATTTCCTTTTGATGACGGAGCTGTGCTGGCCGATTTGAATATTGGTATTTTATTTGTTATGGCTATTTCCGCTCAGTCGACTTTGCCCTTTCTCATGGCCGGCTGGTCTTCCAACAGTAAATACGCCGTGATTGGCGGCATGCGGACGGTGGCTCAGATGTTAAGCTACGAAATTCCGCTGGTCTTTTCCGTACTGGGTATTGTCATGCTGGTTGGGTCCATGCGGTTAAGTGATATTGTGGCCGCCCAGCAGAATATATGGTTTATTGTGCTGCAACCGGTGGCCTTTGTCATTTATGTCATTGCCGCCACGGCCGAGACCAACCGGGCGCCCTTTGACCTTGTGGAAGGGGAGTCGGAGATTATTGCCGGCCCGTTTACCGAGTATTCAGGCATGCGTTGGGCTTTTTTCTTTCTGGCGGAATACGCCAACCTGTTGGCCGCCTCGGCCATTGCCGCCACCTTGTTTCTTGGCGGCTGGCACGGGCCGTTCCTGCCGGGCTGGCTATGGTTTTTTATCAAAGTAGGTCTGATGATTTTCTTATTCATGTGGTTTCGCTGGACCTTTCCCCGTTTCCGGATTGACCAGATGATGAGTTTTGGCTGGAAAATACTTTTGCCGCTGGCCTTGGCCAATATGGTTGTAACAGGAATCGGAATTTTTGTTTACAGGTTGTGGAGTTAG
- a CDS encoding DNA topoisomerase III codes for MSKILVLAEKPSVGRDIAKVLACHKQGKGYWEGERHVITWALGHLVTLADPEEYDEKYKSWRLEDLPMLPATAKLVVIRQSSRQFRIVKEQLLRKDVGEVVIATDAGREGELVARWILEKTGSRKPVKRLWISSVTDKAIRNGFGSLKPGKAYESLYAAAAARAEADWLVGINATRALTCKYNAQLSCGRVQTPTLAMIATREVEIARFKSRPYYGLAAVAGGVRLIWRDGKTNEPRTFQKEVRDNLLAGLANKTMKIIEVVKQAKKAYAPGLYDLTELQQDANKAFGYSAKETLSIAQRLYESHKVLTYPRTDSRYISSDIVETLKERLEACGVGPYTKATFAVLKRPIRANSHFVDDGKVSDHHAIIPTEQFVSLQDFSEQERKIYDLVIKRFLAVLYPPFEYEQIAVKASLNGETFTARGKVIQAAGWKELYGGQLEGEEDADDEQEQVLPQLAAGAVLPVGRLIPTEGETKPPARFTEATLLSAMENPVAYMNQESDSLKKTIGETGGLGTVATRADIIEKLFNSFLMEKRGKDIFLTSKGKQLLELVPDDLKSPALTAQWEQKLGAIAKGALSKTDFVQEMKRYAGLIVGRIKDSQESFTHDNMTRSKCPECGKYLLAVNGKRGKMLVCQDRDCGYRKGLSQTTNARCPNCHKKLELRGEKENRLFVCTCGYREKLTAFQERKNKEQDKSSKREVAVYLKEQKKTTQEPLNTALADALAKLRLND; via the coding sequence ATGAGCAAAATACTGGTATTGGCGGAGAAACCTTCGGTGGGCAGGGACATTGCCAAGGTGCTTGCCTGCCATAAACAGGGAAAAGGTTATTGGGAGGGTGAGCGGCATGTGATTACCTGGGCTCTGGGGCATCTGGTGACACTGGCCGATCCCGAAGAATATGATGAGAAATACAAGTCCTGGCGTCTGGAGGATTTGCCGATGCTGCCGGCGACAGCCAAACTGGTGGTTATCCGGCAAAGCAGCCGCCAATTTCGTATTGTCAAAGAACAATTACTGCGCAAGGATGTTGGCGAAGTGGTAATTGCCACCGATGCCGGACGGGAAGGAGAACTGGTGGCCCGTTGGATTCTGGAAAAGACCGGCAGCCGCAAGCCGGTAAAACGCCTGTGGATTTCTTCGGTAACTGACAAAGCTATCCGGAACGGTTTTGGCAGTTTGAAACCAGGCAAGGCCTATGAGAGCCTGTACGCCGCGGCAGCCGCCCGGGCTGAGGCTGACTGGCTTGTCGGAATAAACGCTACCAGAGCGCTGACCTGCAAATATAATGCCCAACTGTCCTGCGGACGGGTCCAAACGCCGACGCTGGCGATGATCGCTACCAGAGAGGTGGAGATTGCCCGCTTTAAGTCCCGGCCTTATTACGGGCTGGCGGCCGTGGCCGGTGGCGTCCGGCTGATCTGGCGCGACGGCAAAACCAACGAGCCCCGAACCTTTCAAAAAGAAGTCAGAGACAACCTGTTGGCCGGCCTTGCAAATAAAACCATGAAAATCATTGAGGTGGTTAAGCAAGCTAAAAAGGCCTATGCACCGGGCTTGTACGATTTGACGGAATTGCAGCAGGACGCCAATAAGGCCTTTGGCTATTCCGCCAAAGAAACGCTGTCTATTGCCCAAAGGCTGTATGAAAGTCATAAGGTGCTGACCTATCCCCGGACCGATTCGCGTTATATTTCCTCCGATATTGTGGAGACGCTCAAGGAACGACTGGAAGCCTGCGGTGTCGGTCCTTATACCAAGGCGACTTTTGCTGTGCTGAAACGGCCTATCCGGGCGAACAGCCACTTTGTTGATGACGGCAAGGTGTCTGATCACCATGCGATTATTCCCACCGAGCAATTTGTCTCACTCCAGGATTTTAGTGAGCAGGAGCGTAAAATTTACGATCTGGTGATCAAACGTTTTTTGGCTGTGCTCTATCCGCCGTTTGAATATGAACAGATTGCGGTAAAGGCATCACTTAACGGTGAGACCTTTACTGCAAGGGGGAAGGTGATCCAGGCTGCCGGTTGGAAGGAGCTATATGGCGGTCAATTGGAAGGCGAAGAAGATGCGGACGACGAGCAGGAACAAGTGCTGCCTCAGCTTGCGGCAGGTGCTGTCTTACCGGTTGGCCGACTGATCCCGACCGAAGGGGAAACCAAACCGCCAGCTCGCTTTACCGAAGCAACCCTGCTTTCGGCGATGGAAAATCCGGTAGCTTATATGAATCAGGAAAGCGACAGTCTGAAAAAGACGATCGGTGAAACCGGCGGGCTGGGGACGGTGGCGACCCGGGCTGACATTATCGAAAAGCTGTTTAATAGTTTTCTGATGGAAAAAAGAGGAAAGGATATTTTCCTGACATCCAAGGGAAAACAATTGCTGGAACTGGTACCGGACGATTTGAAGTCACCGGCTCTGACGGCCCAATGGGAACAAAAGCTGGGCGCCATCGCCAAGGGGGCGTTGAGCAAAACAGACTTTGTACAGGAAATGAAACGGTATGCCGGGCTGATTGTCGGCCGGATTAAAGACAGTCAGGAAAGCTTTACCCATGATAATATGACCCGTTCCAAATGTCCGGAATGCGGCAAATATCTGCTGGCGGTCAACGGAAAAAGAGGGAAAATGCTGGTTTGCCAGGACCGGGACTGCGGTTATCGCAAGGGCCTTTCCCAAACGACCAATGCCCGCTGCCCCAACTGTCATAAAAAGCTGGAGCTACGTGGCGAAAAGGAAAACCGGTTGTTTGTTTGTACCTGTGGTTACCGGGAAAAATTAACCGCTTTTCAGGAACGGAAGAATAAAGAGCAGGATAAAAGTTCAAAACGGGAGGTAGCGGTCTATCTGAAAGAGCAGAAGAAAACCACTCAGGAGCCGCTTAATACGGCCCTGGCTGATGCCCTGGCCAAACTCCGGCTGAACGATTAG
- a CDS encoding ABC-F family ATP-binding cassette domain-containing protein, which yields MISTNRLTLQFGKRILFKDVNIKFTPGNCYGLIGANGTGKSTFLKVLSGEIDPTNGEVSITPGERLAVLKQNHYEFDEYEVLKTVIMGHARLYEIMEAKDALYAKADFSEADGMKLSELECEFSELNGWDADSEAARLLNGLGIPEALHYQKMGDLSGKEKVRVLLAQALFGNPDILLLDEPTNHLDIQSVTWLEDFLYDFPNTVIVVSHDRHFLNKVCTHIADIDFENIQLYVGNYDFWLESSQLALQLAKDANKKREEKAKELQSFIQRFSANASKSRQATSRKKQLEKLTLEDIKPSSRKYPYIAFKPEREAGAQLLQVEGLSKTIDAETVLNDVSFLVTKGDKIAFVGPDGLAKTTLFKILMGELEADAGEFKWGVTTSQAYFPKDNSSYFDGVELSLVDWLRQFSQDQEESFIRGFLGRMLFSGEESLKAANVLSGGEKVRCMLAKMMLSGANVLLLDEPTNHLDLESITSLNNGLISFDGTMLFVSHDHQFIQTIANRIIEITPNGIIDRRMTYEEYLEDGEVKKQRAQLYGE from the coding sequence ATGATCAGTACAAACAGGTTAACATTACAATTTGGCAAACGTATCTTATTTAAGGATGTGAATATAAAGTTTACGCCAGGCAATTGCTATGGTTTGATCGGGGCTAACGGCACCGGCAAATCAACCTTTTTAAAGGTGCTGTCCGGCGAGATTGATCCGACCAATGGTGAAGTCAGCATCACTCCCGGTGAACGGCTGGCGGTGCTAAAGCAGAACCATTATGAATTTGACGAATATGAAGTGTTGAAAACAGTCATTATGGGCCATGCCCGGCTGTATGAAATTATGGAAGCCAAAGACGCCTTGTACGCCAAAGCCGACTTTTCCGAGGCGGACGGCATGAAGCTGTCGGAACTGGAATGTGAATTCTCCGAACTCAACGGCTGGGATGCCGACTCGGAAGCCGCCCGCCTGCTTAACGGACTGGGCATTCCCGAAGCGCTCCACTATCAGAAGATGGGCGATTTGAGCGGCAAGGAAAAAGTGCGGGTACTGTTGGCGCAGGCATTGTTCGGCAATCCTGACATCCTGCTGCTGGACGAACCGACCAACCATCTGGACATCCAGTCGGTAACCTGGCTGGAAGACTTTCTCTACGATTTTCCCAATACCGTCATCGTCGTATCTCATGACCGGCATTTTCTGAATAAGGTATGTACTCATATCGCTGATATTGATTTTGAAAACATTCAATTATATGTAGGCAACTATGATTTCTGGCTGGAATCCAGCCAACTGGCGCTGCAACTGGCGAAAGACGCCAATAAGAAAAGGGAAGAAAAGGCGAAGGAACTGCAAAGCTTTATTCAGCGGTTCAGCGCCAACGCTTCCAAATCACGGCAGGCCACTTCCCGGAAAAAACAACTGGAAAAACTGACGCTGGAAGATATCAAGCCTTCGTCCCGCAAGTATCCCTATATTGCCTTTAAGCCGGAACGGGAAGCGGGAGCGCAGCTTTTACAGGTGGAAGGTTTGTCGAAAACGATTGACGCGGAAACCGTGCTGAACGATGTCAGCTTTCTGGTAACCAAGGGCGATAAAATCGCCTTTGTCGGACCGGACGGTTTAGCTAAAACGACGTTGTTTAAAATTCTGATGGGTGAATTGGAAGCCGATGCCGGGGAATTCAAATGGGGGGTTACCACCTCACAGGCCTATTTCCCTAAGGATAATTCCAGCTATTTTGACGGCGTCGAGCTGTCGCTGGTCGACTGGCTGCGCCAATTTTCCCAGGATCAGGAAGAATCCTTCATCCGGGGCTTTTTAGGCCGGATGCTGTTTTCCGGTGAGGAAAGCCTGAAAGCCGCCAATGTTCTTTCCGGTGGCGAAAAGGTGCGCTGCATGCTGGCAAAAATGATGCTCAGCGGGGCCAATGTGCTGCTCTTAGATGAGCCGACCAACCACTTGGACTTAGAATCCATCACATCATTAAATAACGGCCTGATCAGTTTTGATGGAACCATGCTGTTTGTGTCCCATGACCACCAGTTTATTCAGACCATTGCCAACCGGATTATTGAAATCACGCCGAACGGTATCATTGACCGGCGGATGACCTATGAAGAATACCTGGAAGACGGGGAAGTAAAGAAGCAACGGGCTCAATTATACGGCGAGTAA
- a CDS encoding NADH-quinone oxidoreductase subunit A, whose amino-acid sequence MLQDYTLIGVLILIALVVPIGGLVASAMVQTRKPGLEKSLPYECGIDPIGKSWIQFKASYYLYALVFVVFDVETMFLYPWAVQFQQLGLFAFVEMIIFVAILTLGLWYAWKKGALEWK is encoded by the coding sequence ATGTTACAGGATTATACTTTAATTGGCGTACTCATCCTGATTGCGCTGGTCGTTCCCATTGGCGGCCTGGTTGCTTCGGCCATGGTACAGACCCGTAAACCTGGCCTGGAAAAGTCGCTGCCCTATGAATGCGGCATCGATCCCATCGGCAAATCGTGGATTCAGTTTAAAGCAAGCTATTATTTATATGCCTTGGTGTTTGTCGTTTTTGATGTGGAAACGATGTTTTTATATCCCTGGGCCGTCCAGTTCCAGCAGCTTGGTTTGTTTGCCTTTGTAGAAATGATTATCTTTGTGGCCATTTTAACGCTTGGATTATGGTATGCCTGGAAAAAGGGGGCTTTGGAGTGGAAATAA
- a CDS encoding ABC transporter permease: MAVFSSHIPTRRFGLLDLAVIIFVFSLLYSLVRLSSGMAVPFSPETQLDLSSNPADLPYYAGRSLLRMFLAYGASLLFTLLYGSLAAKNRLAEKVLIPLLDILQSIPVLGFLSVTITMFIGMFPGSLLGVELASIFAIFTGQCWNMTFSFYHSLTTLPKDLKEAATMLRLNPWQRFIRLEVPFSMIGLVWNSMMSFGGGWFFLAASETITVLNSSIQLPGIGSFMAAAITNGDMTALVYAMVTMVLMIVAVDQLFWRPIVVWSQKFKMERTAAKEVPSSFVYDLLQRAIFIAWLRKYLLTPLCSVIYSYGSRFVAFGGHTVRQAGRFKLFSVLRSAFAYALALGAVYYVVQEAYAGYQMLASLGTEELGNLFVFGLYTLGRIIIATLFGLLWTVPVGVWIGTNPRLTKLFQPLVQIAASFPANMLYPFIAVFYLRHEVNFEYGSIALMALGTQWYILFNVIAGATTIPNDLKEAAVLFKLSSRQRWKKLILPAIFPSLITGCITATGGAWNASIISELLTWKENQLVATGIGSYISQATASGDWPAIIGGIVVMCVFVILMNRLLWRRLFQLSETKYHLN; the protein is encoded by the coding sequence ATGGCCGTTTTTTCTTCCCACATACCCACCCGCCGCTTCGGCTTACTGGATCTCGCAGTTATTATTTTTGTCTTTTCCCTGCTCTATTCGCTTGTACGCTTAAGTTCCGGCATGGCCGTTCCCTTTTCGCCGGAAACACAGCTTGATCTTTCGTCTAATCCGGCCGATCTGCCGTACTATGCCGGCCGTTCTCTGCTGCGTATGTTTTTAGCCTATGGCGCCTCGCTGCTGTTCACCTTGCTCTATGGCAGCCTGGCCGCAAAAAACCGGCTGGCTGAAAAAGTTTTGATTCCCTTATTGGATATCTTGCAATCCATCCCGGTGCTCGGTTTTCTGTCCGTTACCATTACCATGTTCATCGGTATGTTTCCCGGCAGTCTCTTAGGCGTGGAGCTGGCCTCCATCTTTGCCATCTTTACCGGCCAGTGCTGGAATATGACCTTCAGTTTCTACCATTCCCTTACCACCTTACCCAAGGACCTTAAGGAAGCAGCTACCATGCTCCGTCTCAACCCCTGGCAGCGCTTCATTCGCCTGGAGGTTCCCTTTTCGATGATCGGTCTGGTCTGGAACAGCATGATGTCCTTTGGCGGCGGCTGGTTCTTTCTGGCCGCCAGCGAAACCATCACGGTGCTCAATTCCAGCATCCAGCTTCCCGGCATCGGCTCCTTCATGGCCGCCGCCATAACCAACGGCGATATGACAGCTTTGGTATATGCTATGGTAACCATGGTACTGATGATTGTGGCTGTGGACCAGCTTTTCTGGCGGCCCATCGTCGTATGGTCCCAAAAATTCAAAATGGAACGCACCGCCGCTAAAGAGGTACCTTCCTCTTTCGTTTACGATCTGCTGCAACGCGCCATTTTCATAGCCTGGCTGCGCAAGTACCTGTTGACCCCGCTTTGCAGTGTGATATATAGCTATGGGAGCCGCTTTGTCGCCTTTGGCGGACACACGGTCCGGCAAGCCGGGCGATTCAAACTATTTTCCGTGCTGCGCTCAGCTTTCGCCTACGCCCTGGCCTTGGGAGCCGTTTATTATGTAGTGCAGGAAGCCTATGCCGGTTACCAAATGCTGGCCTCACTCGGCACCGAAGAATTAGGGAATCTCTTTGTTTTCGGTCTTTACACACTAGGCCGGATTATTATCGCCACGCTTTTCGGATTGCTCTGGACCGTGCCTGTCGGTGTCTGGATTGGGACCAATCCCCGCCTGACCAAACTGTTTCAGCCTCTTGTGCAAATCGCCGCCTCCTTTCCTGCCAATATGCTCTATCCCTTCATTGCCGTATTTTACCTGCGCCATGAGGTAAATTTCGAATATGGGTCTATTGCCCTCATGGCTCTCGGCACCCAGTGGTATATCCTGTTTAATGTCATTGCCGGTGCCACCACCATTCCCAACGACCTGAAGGAAGCGGCCGTTCTCTTTAAACTGTCCAGCCGTCAGCGCTGGAAAAAGCTTATTCTTCCGGCTATTTTCCCCAGCCTGATCACCGGCTGCATTACTGCTACCGGCGGGGCCTGGAACGCCAGCATTATCTCCGAACTGCTTACCTGGAAAGAAAACCAGTTGGTCGCCACCGGTATCGGCAGCTATATCAGCCAAGCCACCGCCAGCGGCGACTGGCCGGCCATCATCGGCGGTATTGTGGTTATGTGCGTCTTTGTCATTCTCATGAACCGTCTGCTGTGGAGACGCCTGTTCCAGCTTTCCGAAACCAAATATCACTTAAATTAA
- a CDS encoding NADH-quinone oxidoreductase subunit B codes for MEIKDAVAKPDSLLERNIIVTSIEQVLNWARSNSLWPLTSGLACCAIEMMSAAAARFDLARFGYEVFRPSPRQADLLIVAGTLTWKMAGPLKRLYEQMPEPKYVIAMGNCANAGGPFVDSSYTVVPGVDKIIPVDVYIPGCPPRPEALIQGLLELKKKIRHPEVARRDQHD; via the coding sequence GTGGAAATAAAAGATGCGGTGGCAAAACCTGATTCTTTATTGGAACGAAATATTATCGTCACTTCGATTGAACAGGTGCTGAATTGGGCCCGCAGCAACTCGCTGTGGCCGCTTACCTCCGGTTTGGCCTGCTGTGCCATCGAGATGATGTCGGCGGCAGCGGCCAGATTTGACCTGGCCCGATTTGGCTACGAGGTGTTTCGTCCGTCGCCCCGGCAGGCTGATCTCTTGATTGTGGCCGGTACGCTGACCTGGAAGATGGCGGGGCCGTTAAAGCGGCTGTATGAGCAAATGCCGGAACCAAAGTACGTTATTGCCATGGGCAACTGTGCCAATGCCGGCGGGCCGTTTGTCGATTCGTCCTATACCGTTGTGCCCGGCGTGGATAAGATTATCCCGGTGGACGTATATATTCCCGGCTGTCCGCCGCGGCCGGAGGCTCTTATTCAGGGCCTGCTGGAACTGAAAAAGAAGATTCGTCATCCTGAAGTGGCAAGGCGGGATCAACATGACTAA